In Drosophila yakuba strain Tai18E2 chromosome 2R, Prin_Dyak_Tai18E2_2.1, whole genome shotgun sequence, a single genomic region encodes these proteins:
- the LOC6530123 gene encoding larval cuticle protein LCP-30 isoform X2 — protein MFTKSMLSFCLVVALFVVCHTSPVPDDNGKYTVPQQSSSDGKYRPSDDGRYHANTQNEGRYHHMPIPYRHVSDQRELGIYHHIPYPYDGGYGPYAGLNLPYVHDDRPYNHDLYTSTTTKKPTTTTKRTTTSTTTTTTTPRNILFNYDDEGRHKILHKEEVRKQDKYDHSYLTENGIYGEEQAKLHHTGGTHAKGFYEYTGDDGKLYRVNYASNDGGFMPQGDHIHPIPDAIVRALKYVEEQHKINGGAQFDHRGFRINHMTKDLKAQIKAIHLEEMPKELTEQIHMLEHEVELAEEEEREEQAALERLREAAKSH, from the exons ATGTTCACCAAGTCTATGCTGAGCTTCTGCCTGGTCGTG GCCCTCTTCGTTGTCTGCCACACCAGTCCCGTTCCGGATGATAATGGCAAGTATACGGTTCCACAGCAATCCTCTAGCGATGGCAAGTATCGCCCCAGCGACGATGGAAGGTACCATGCGAATACGCAGAACGAAG GTCGCTATCATCACATGCCAATTCCCTATAGGCATGTGAGCGATCAGCGTGAGCTTGGAATCTACCATCACATTCCCTATCCCTATGATGGTGGCTATGGACCCTATGCTGGTTTGAATCTTCCCTATGTCCATGACGACAGGCCTTACAA CCACGACCTGTACACA AGCACGACCACCAAGAAACCAACCACGACCACCAAAAGGACGACGACCTCCACCACCACGACCACCACCACGCCCCGCAATATTCTCTTCAACTACGATGACGAGGGTCGCCACAAGATCCTGCACAAGGAAGAGGTCCGCAAGCAGGACAAATACGACCACTC ATACCTGACCGAGAATGGAATCTACGGTGAGGAGCAGGCCAAGCTTCACCACACCGGAGGAACCCATGCCAAGGGCTTTTATGAGTACACCGGTGACGATGGCAAGCTTTATCGTGTAAACTACGCCTCCAACGATGGTGGCTTCATGCCCCAGGGGGACCACATTCACCCGATCCCCGACGCCATTGTCCGTGCCCTCAAGTACGTGGAGGAGCAGCACAAGATTAACGGAGGCGCTCAGTTCGATCATCGTGGATTCCGCATCAATCACATGACCAAGGACCTTAAGGCGCAGATCAAGGCGATCCATCTGGAGGAGATGCCCAAGGAGCTGACCGAGCAGATCCACATGCTGGAGCACGAGGTGGAGCtcgccgaggaggaggagcgaGAGGAGCAAGCCGCCCTGGAGCGTCTCCGCGAGGCAGCCAAGTCCCACTAA
- the LOC6530123 gene encoding uncharacterized protein LOC6530123 isoform X3, translated as MFTKSMLSFCLVVALFVVCHTSPVPDDNGRSGSQESLGRYHHMPIPYRHVSDQRELGIYHHIPYPYDGGYGPYAGLNLPYVHDDRPYNHDLYTSTTTKKPTTTTKRTTTSTTTTTTTPRNILFNYDDEGRHKILHKEEVRKQDKYDHSYLTENGIYGEEQAKLHHTGGTHAKGFYEYTGDDGKLYRVNYASNDGGFMPQGDHIHPIPDAIVRALKYVEEQHKINGGAQFDHRGFRINHMTKDLKAQIKAIHLEEMPKELTEQIHMLEHEVELAEEEEREEQAALERLREAAKSH; from the exons ATGTTCACCAAGTCTATGCTGAGCTTCTGCCTGGTCGTG GCCCTCTTCGTTGTCTGCCACACCAGTCCCGTTCCGGATGATAATG GCCGGAGTGGTTCGCAAGAAAGTCTAG GTCGCTATCATCACATGCCAATTCCCTATAGGCATGTGAGCGATCAGCGTGAGCTTGGAATCTACCATCACATTCCCTATCCCTATGATGGTGGCTATGGACCCTATGCTGGTTTGAATCTTCCCTATGTCCATGACGACAGGCCTTACAA CCACGACCTGTACACA AGCACGACCACCAAGAAACCAACCACGACCACCAAAAGGACGACGACCTCCACCACCACGACCACCACCACGCCCCGCAATATTCTCTTCAACTACGATGACGAGGGTCGCCACAAGATCCTGCACAAGGAAGAGGTCCGCAAGCAGGACAAATACGACCACTC ATACCTGACCGAGAATGGAATCTACGGTGAGGAGCAGGCCAAGCTTCACCACACCGGAGGAACCCATGCCAAGGGCTTTTATGAGTACACCGGTGACGATGGCAAGCTTTATCGTGTAAACTACGCCTCCAACGATGGTGGCTTCATGCCCCAGGGGGACCACATTCACCCGATCCCCGACGCCATTGTCCGTGCCCTCAAGTACGTGGAGGAGCAGCACAAGATTAACGGAGGCGCTCAGTTCGATCATCGTGGATTCCGCATCAATCACATGACCAAGGACCTTAAGGCGCAGATCAAGGCGATCCATCTGGAGGAGATGCCCAAGGAGCTGACCGAGCAGATCCACATGCTGGAGCACGAGGTGGAGCtcgccgaggaggaggagcgaGAGGAGCAAGCCGCCCTGGAGCGTCTCCGCGAGGCAGCCAAGTCCCACTAA
- the LOC6530123 gene encoding larval cuticle protein LCP-30 isoform X1 has translation MFTKSMLSFCLVVALFVVCHTSPVPDDNGKYTVPQQSSSDGKYRPSDDGRYHANTQNEGRSGSQESLGRYHHMPIPYRHVSDQRELGIYHHIPYPYDGGYGPYAGLNLPYVHDDRPYNHDLYTSTTTKKPTTTTKRTTTSTTTTTTTPRNILFNYDDEGRHKILHKEEVRKQDKYDHSYLTENGIYGEEQAKLHHTGGTHAKGFYEYTGDDGKLYRVNYASNDGGFMPQGDHIHPIPDAIVRALKYVEEQHKINGGAQFDHRGFRINHMTKDLKAQIKAIHLEEMPKELTEQIHMLEHEVELAEEEEREEQAALERLREAAKSH, from the exons ATGTTCACCAAGTCTATGCTGAGCTTCTGCCTGGTCGTG GCCCTCTTCGTTGTCTGCCACACCAGTCCCGTTCCGGATGATAATGGCAAGTATACGGTTCCACAGCAATCCTCTAGCGATGGCAAGTATCGCCCCAGCGACGATGGAAGGTACCATGCGAATACGCAGAACGAAG GCCGGAGTGGTTCGCAAGAAAGTCTAG GTCGCTATCATCACATGCCAATTCCCTATAGGCATGTGAGCGATCAGCGTGAGCTTGGAATCTACCATCACATTCCCTATCCCTATGATGGTGGCTATGGACCCTATGCTGGTTTGAATCTTCCCTATGTCCATGACGACAGGCCTTACAA CCACGACCTGTACACA AGCACGACCACCAAGAAACCAACCACGACCACCAAAAGGACGACGACCTCCACCACCACGACCACCACCACGCCCCGCAATATTCTCTTCAACTACGATGACGAGGGTCGCCACAAGATCCTGCACAAGGAAGAGGTCCGCAAGCAGGACAAATACGACCACTC ATACCTGACCGAGAATGGAATCTACGGTGAGGAGCAGGCCAAGCTTCACCACACCGGAGGAACCCATGCCAAGGGCTTTTATGAGTACACCGGTGACGATGGCAAGCTTTATCGTGTAAACTACGCCTCCAACGATGGTGGCTTCATGCCCCAGGGGGACCACATTCACCCGATCCCCGACGCCATTGTCCGTGCCCTCAAGTACGTGGAGGAGCAGCACAAGATTAACGGAGGCGCTCAGTTCGATCATCGTGGATTCCGCATCAATCACATGACCAAGGACCTTAAGGCGCAGATCAAGGCGATCCATCTGGAGGAGATGCCCAAGGAGCTGACCGAGCAGATCCACATGCTGGAGCACGAGGTGGAGCtcgccgaggaggaggagcgaGAGGAGCAAGCCGCCCTGGAGCGTCTCCGCGAGGCAGCCAAGTCCCACTAA